One genomic window of Salvia miltiorrhiza cultivar Shanhuang (shh) chromosome 4, IMPLAD_Smil_shh, whole genome shotgun sequence includes the following:
- the LOC131023508 gene encoding glutenin, high molecular weight subunit PW212-like has protein sequence MNQVEPPPVQAPPVQALPAQASPAEGCGICGDFSHGTNECHRMGEFTPEGEAEVYAAQGYPGRPQFEQRPMYNQGQQNSNSGWGTQQNSGWRNQAPGQGSGPNQGNQFRRPPQQFGYQNQQPIYPPQQQFPFPQQQSYPPGMESQSATIKRLETTVGQLSGTLNQMQQQQQPGKLHGQGLQPHQAQAVTVLRSGKVVNNKVEAPVEEPPKEARMEEQVKEPLQPREEEKEKEEEPEVKLHKAAKPYKPPVPYPSRLKNEKLDQQFTDFYNMLAKVNVNLPLLDVIRNVPAYLKFFKELASKKRRFEDNEKILVSEVANSIMQQPLPTKQRDPGSFVINIALGNGKEASGMLDSGAGINLMPYSIFKQLELGNLKPTRMCLQLADRSVRYPHGVVEDILVRVGGLIVPVDFVVLEIG, from the exons ATGAACCAGGTGGAGCCCCCACCCGTTCAAGCACCACCAGTTCAAGCACTGCCAGCTCAGGCATcgccagcagaaggatgtggcatatgtggcgattttagCCACGGAACCAACGAGTGCCACCGAATGGGGGAGTTCACGCCTGAAGGGgaggcagaggtctatgctgctcagggaTACCcagggaggcctcaatttgaacagaggcccatgtATAACcaagggcaacaaaattccaactcgggttggGGAACCCAGCAGAACTCTGGATGGAGGAATCAGGCCCCAGGCCAAGGATCAGGACCTAACCAAGGCAATCAGTTCCGCCGACCTCCACAGCAGTTcgggtatcagaaccagcagcctATTTACCCTCCTCAACAGCAGTTCCCCTTTCCTCAGCAGCAGAGCTACCCTcca GGCATGGAGTCGCAGTCGGCCACAATTAAGCGTCTTGAGACAACAGTGGGGCAGCTCTCTGGAACATTGAACCAGATgcaacagcagcaacaaccGGGGAAGTTACATGGTCAAGGATTGCAGCCTCACCAAGCTCAAGCAGTGACTGTTTTACGCAGTGGGAAGGTGGTGAACAACAAAGTGGAAGCCCCCGTGGAAGAACCACCCAAGGAAGCCCGCATGGAAGAGCAAGTTAAGGAGCCGCTGCAGCCAAGAGAGGAGGAAAAGGAGAAAGAGGAGGAGCCCGAAGTGAAGCTCCACAAGGCTGCTAAGCCATATAAGCCACCAGTCCCCTACCCAAGccggttgaagaatgaaaagctggaCCAACAGTTCACCGatttctacaacatgttggcaaaGGTGAACGTGAACTTGCCGTTGTTAGACGTGATCCGGAATGTCCCAGCTTACTTGAAGTTCTTTAAAGAGTTGGCCTCCAAAAAGAGGAGGTTCGAGGACAACGAGAAGATTTTGGTGTCCGAGGTTGCAAACTCCATAATGCAACAGCCCTTACCGACCAAGCAACGAGACCCAGGTAGCTTTGtcattaatattgctttgggaaacgGTAAGGAAGCATCAGGGATGTTAGATTCGGGGGCTGGAATAAATttaatgccttactctattttcaaGCAATTAGAGTTAGGAAATTTGAAACCCACTCGTATGTGCTTGCAATTAGCCGATAGGTCGGTGAGGTATCCTCATGGGGTAGTTGAGGATATCCTTGTTAGAGTGGGTGGGTTGATTGTACCTGTTGATTTTGTTGTCTTGGAGATAGGATGA